In uncultured Methanobacterium sp., a genomic segment contains:
- a CDS encoding pirin family protein, protein MSLKKVAEIVEPIYVMEGAGVRLRRTIATDYLDYLDPFLLFDHFGSDDPRDYLAGFPLHPHRGIETVTYMLSGNVNHKDSMGNSGTIGACDVQWMTSGSGILHEEMPQKPEEGKLEGFQLWVNLPAKLKMTHPRYQEVKASQIPEITLSEGVQVKVIAGELNGVKGPVTEIFADPEYLDVSLEAESSFEHKLPEGHTVFAYVFEGEGVFDEEGSLVSATNLVIFGEGESIKVHTENKTLRFLLISGKPLNEPIARYGPFVMNTTEEIEDALKDLQKGTFVK, encoded by the coding sequence ATGTCGCTAAAAAAGGTTGCAGAGATTGTTGAACCAATCTACGTAATGGAAGGAGCCGGTGTTCGCCTAAGAAGAACCATTGCCACGGATTATCTGGATTACCTGGATCCATTCCTGTTATTCGATCATTTCGGTTCTGATGATCCCCGGGATTATCTGGCTGGGTTTCCCCTGCACCCTCACCGGGGTATTGAAACTGTTACTTACATGTTAAGTGGTAATGTGAATCATAAAGACAGCATGGGGAACTCTGGAACAATTGGAGCATGTGATGTGCAATGGATGACTTCTGGTAGTGGGATACTCCATGAAGAAATGCCTCAGAAGCCAGAAGAGGGTAAACTGGAAGGATTTCAATTATGGGTAAATCTCCCTGCTAAATTGAAAATGACTCATCCGCGTTATCAGGAAGTAAAAGCATCCCAGATACCAGAAATAACACTATCCGAAGGTGTGCAGGTTAAAGTCATCGCCGGAGAGCTAAACGGGGTTAAAGGACCAGTAACTGAAATCTTTGCAGACCCGGAATACTTGGATGTTTCGCTGGAAGCAGAAAGTTCTTTTGAGCATAAACTCCCAGAGGGGCACACGGTTTTTGCATACGTATTTGAAGGTGAAGGGGTCTTTGATGAAGAAGGATCACTGGTATCTGCCACTAATTTGGTGATTTTTGGTGAAGGGGAGTCAATTAAAGTTCACACGGAAAACAAAACATTAAGATTTCTTTTAATATCAGGTAAGCCCTTAAATGAGCCCATAGCTCGTTATGGTCCATTTGTGATGAACACGACTGAAGAGATTGAGGATGCCTTGAAAGACCTTCAAAAAGGAACATTTGTCAAATAA
- a CDS encoding plasma-membrane proton-efflux P-type ATPase, which translates to MEGEFNTEKAEKLTAETLFNAFSTDENGLSSEEVSSRLEKYGYNEIKEERVSLIRKLMGYFWGPIPFMIEAAAILSIIVGDLGDFTIIMSLLFINATVGFYQEHEADDAIELLKEKMAISAYVLRDNTWNMINARELVPGDIIRVRIGDVAPADLKLLSGEYLLLDESSLTGESLPVEKKSSDICYSGSIVQQGEMTGLVVTTGVSTFFGRASELIKETNTTSHLEKAVVKIGDYLIILSVLTVSVIFLVGLFRHEGLLQILTYSLILLVASIPVAQPAVLSVTMAIGARVLARKNAIVSKLSSIEEMAGMDVLCSDKTGTITKNKITVREIQVFGDYEKSDVLLYGSLASEEETPDPIDQAIFSCLKRVDHLESFKTLEFKQFDPISKKTIAMVEDSKGNKFQVAKGAPQSILAILPPEEDSAIKVNEKVDIWANKGYRALAVGWGQENHWNLVGLLALYDPPRPDSAQTIQEAQDMGVEVKMVTGDHIAIARETAADVGLRKNIRLPDEFKDKPARKAKRVVSEAHGFAQVFPEDKYHIVELLQKCGKIVGMTGDGVNDAPALKKADVGIAVSGATDAAKSAADIVFTSPGLNVIIDAIHESHKIFLRMYSYSLYRVSETIRILIFTALTILVFQFYPLTPAMLVIIALLDDIPIMTIAYDHTEKVQRPQKWNMKVNLGMSTYLGIIGVFSSFILLYILMEWFHLSPGMIQSLIFLKLVVAGHLTMFATRVKGPFWSLRPKGIFFWSIILTDIAATLFVVSGWIMPAVSWELVGFVWLYALVAFVAEDILKMRFYRVLERMNLS; encoded by the coding sequence ATGGAGGGGGAATTCAATACAGAAAAAGCAGAAAAATTAACTGCAGAAACTCTTTTTAATGCGTTTTCTACTGATGAAAATGGTTTATCTTCTGAAGAAGTTAGTTCCCGCCTGGAAAAATATGGCTACAATGAAATAAAAGAAGAACGCGTAAGTCTGATTCGTAAACTCATGGGATACTTCTGGGGCCCTATTCCTTTTATGATTGAAGCTGCAGCTATTTTATCGATTATAGTTGGAGATCTGGGCGATTTTACCATAATTATGTCATTACTTTTTATTAATGCAACGGTAGGTTTCTACCAGGAGCATGAGGCAGATGATGCCATTGAACTTTTAAAAGAGAAAATGGCTATTTCTGCATACGTTCTTAGAGATAATACCTGGAATATGATTAATGCCCGGGAACTGGTACCTGGAGACATTATCCGGGTGAGAATCGGTGATGTGGCTCCAGCTGATCTGAAGCTTTTATCAGGAGAATATCTTCTTCTTGATGAATCCTCACTCACTGGAGAATCACTCCCTGTTGAGAAAAAATCAAGTGATATTTGTTATTCCGGTTCAATAGTCCAGCAGGGTGAAATGACTGGTTTGGTAGTAACTACTGGGGTTTCAACATTCTTTGGAAGGGCTTCAGAGCTCATTAAAGAAACTAATACCACAAGTCACCTTGAAAAAGCTGTGGTTAAAATTGGAGATTACCTAATAATCTTATCCGTACTCACAGTATCGGTGATATTTCTGGTGGGACTTTTCAGGCACGAAGGCCTTTTGCAAATTTTAACTTACTCATTGATACTGCTGGTGGCTTCCATACCCGTAGCCCAGCCCGCAGTCCTATCCGTGACCATGGCCATCGGAGCACGAGTTTTAGCACGTAAAAACGCCATAGTAAGCAAATTATCATCTATTGAAGAAATGGCTGGAATGGACGTTCTTTGCTCAGATAAAACAGGGACCATTACCAAGAACAAGATCACAGTCCGTGAAATTCAGGTTTTTGGAGATTATGAGAAATCTGATGTTCTTCTCTATGGATCTCTGGCTTCTGAGGAAGAAACCCCTGACCCTATAGATCAGGCTATTTTTAGCTGTTTAAAAAGGGTTGATCACCTGGAATCTTTTAAAACACTGGAATTCAAGCAATTTGATCCAATTTCAAAGAAAACAATTGCTATGGTGGAAGATTCAAAAGGAAATAAATTTCAGGTGGCCAAAGGCGCACCCCAATCCATATTAGCAATTCTTCCCCCGGAAGAGGATTCAGCCATAAAAGTAAACGAAAAGGTTGATATCTGGGCTAATAAAGGTTATCGAGCCTTAGCAGTCGGTTGGGGGCAGGAAAACCATTGGAATTTAGTGGGCTTACTGGCACTTTACGATCCACCCCGTCCTGATTCGGCTCAAACCATTCAGGAGGCTCAGGACATGGGTGTGGAAGTTAAAATGGTCACGGGAGATCATATTGCCATTGCCAGAGAAACAGCAGCTGATGTAGGCCTTAGAAAGAACATAAGACTTCCGGACGAATTTAAGGATAAACCCGCCCGTAAGGCCAAGAGAGTGGTGAGTGAAGCCCATGGATTTGCCCAGGTTTTCCCGGAAGACAAGTACCATATAGTGGAATTATTGCAGAAATGTGGGAAAATTGTGGGTATGACTGGAGATGGGGTTAACGATGCCCCCGCCCTTAAAAAGGCAGATGTGGGCATAGCAGTTTCTGGTGCCACTGATGCGGCTAAGTCTGCCGCGGATATTGTATTCACCTCACCAGGACTTAACGTGATTATAGATGCCATTCATGAAAGTCATAAGATATTCCTGCGGATGTACAGTTACTCACTTTACCGAGTATCAGAGACCATTCGCATCCTTATATTCACCGCGCTGACCATTCTGGTATTCCAGTTTTATCCATTAACACCGGCCATGCTGGTGATCATCGCCCTTTTAGATGATATACCCATTATGACCATTGCCTACGACCATACCGAAAAAGTCCAGCGGCCACAAAAATGGAATATGAAAGTGAATCTGGGAATGTCCACCTATCTAGGGATTATTGGAGTTTTTTCATCATTCATCCTACTTTACATCTTGATGGAATGGTTCCACCTCAGCCCAGGGATGATTCAATCCCTGATATTCCTGAAACTGGTGGTAGCCGGTCACCTTACCATGTTCGCCACCAGGGTAAAAGGACCATTCTGGTCTTTAAGACCTAAAGGGATATTTTTCTGGTCCATAATACTCACTGACATTGCAGCCACCCTATTTGTGGTCTCTGGATGGATTATGCCTGCAGTGAGCTGGGAATTAGTGGGTTTTGTATGGCTGTACGCTCTGGTGGCATTTGTTGCTGAAGACATATTGAAAATGAGATTTTACAGAGTCTTAGAAAGAATGAACCTTAGTTAA
- a CDS encoding GAP family protein, with product MSDLASLLAITIPLSWAAAVSPVTLSIFLVIMSMTKKPRLAGLSFYMGAIVVLLVTVVIGIFLGQKLSVSGHADPTTMAAIDIFLGAVLFLLGFRNIVSKDQGKNKNILNRLQVDPKTGVLRQFTKYFSIGIIAFLMNFSTAIFVLAAGRAIGVANAGLTNDTTSVLILILITLVIIEIPLIFFILLPDKAHKILSPVNDWISNHGNLVTGIFCIAIGFFVVYSGLGKLGIA from the coding sequence ATGTCTGATCTGGCGAGTCTTTTAGCAATAACCATACCCCTTTCCTGGGCTGCTGCAGTGAGCCCAGTGACCCTGTCCATTTTTCTGGTAATAATGTCCATGACTAAAAAACCAAGATTAGCTGGTTTATCATTCTATATGGGTGCCATCGTGGTGCTCCTGGTAACAGTGGTAATTGGAATCTTTTTGGGTCAAAAATTAAGTGTTTCTGGTCATGCTGACCCTACCACCATGGCGGCTATAGATATTTTCCTGGGTGCAGTGCTCTTTCTCCTTGGATTTAGAAATATAGTAAGTAAGGACCAGGGAAAAAATAAGAACATTTTAAATCGTCTGCAGGTAGATCCCAAAACCGGTGTATTGCGCCAGTTCACCAAGTACTTTTCCATTGGAATTATAGCATTTTTAATGAATTTCAGCACGGCCATCTTTGTCCTGGCAGCAGGACGTGCCATAGGAGTAGCCAATGCAGGTTTAACCAATGATACAACATCAGTTCTTATTTTAATTCTGATCACCCTTGTAATAATAGAAATACCACTAATATTCTTCATTCTCCTGCCAGATAAGGCCCATAAAATTCTGAGTCCGGTTAATGATTGGATTTCCAATCATGGAAATCTGGTGACTGGGATTTTCTGTATTGCCATTGGGTTTTTCGTGGTTTACAGTGGCCTGGGGAAGTTGGGAATCGCCTGA
- a CDS encoding NAD-dependent malic enzyme codes for MTVEKEGTKYIETDLRGSQLLQSSHLNKGTAFSTKERQLFNLIGLLPHSVETLDEQLQRAYQQYSLQADDLQKNIFLNNLYHTNETLFFRLIREHIQEMMPIIYTPTAGLAIQHYSDEFRKPRGIYLSYPERDHINEILDHWDANDINLIVLTDSEQILGIGDQGANGIGISVAKLVVYTLCAGINPRRMLPIMIDVGTNNPQLLEDPFYLGWRHHRISSEEYHQFVETVINAIKEKFPQVFLQWEDFGKKNARHHLDRYQDTMCTFNDDIQGTGAVAMAALLNALKITGTPLSHHRVLVYGAGTAGCGIADQIWEQMIKEGLNHQDAYNRFYLMDRQGLVTSNRENIDYFKAPYARSSSETDEWDPADDPTRLLDVVRNVHPTILIGTSTVHGAFNREVVTTMATHVERPIIFPLSNPLTLAEATPDDIIHWTEGRGLVATGSPFNDVKFQGKSYPVSQCNNALIFPGLGLGIISCQAERVSAGMMDAATLELAKSTTDKTRLLPEISQLQEVSKNIGVAVARQAILEGVARNRPDQNVENLVESNIWEPVYMPYQPLNIPAK; via the coding sequence ATTACTGTCGAAAAAGAAGGAACTAAATACATTGAAACTGATCTTAGAGGAAGTCAACTCCTCCAATCTTCACATTTAAATAAGGGCACTGCTTTTAGTACTAAAGAACGTCAATTATTCAATCTTATCGGACTCTTACCTCATTCTGTGGAAACTCTGGATGAACAGCTTCAGAGAGCCTATCAACAGTACTCTCTCCAGGCAGATGACCTCCAGAAAAATATCTTTCTAAACAACCTTTACCATACCAATGAAACTCTTTTCTTCCGCCTTATCCGGGAACACATCCAGGAAATGATGCCCATCATTTACACACCCACTGCAGGCCTGGCAATCCAGCATTACAGTGATGAATTCCGAAAACCGCGTGGAATTTATCTTTCTTATCCAGAAAGGGACCATATCAATGAAATCCTTGATCACTGGGATGCAAATGACATTAACCTGATTGTTTTAACTGATTCTGAGCAGATACTGGGAATTGGTGACCAGGGAGCTAATGGAATAGGTATTTCCGTGGCTAAACTGGTGGTTTACACCTTATGTGCCGGTATAAATCCCCGAAGGATGCTGCCCATCATGATCGATGTGGGCACCAATAACCCTCAGCTACTGGAAGATCCATTCTACCTGGGCTGGCGTCATCACCGCATCAGCAGTGAAGAGTACCACCAGTTCGTGGAAACCGTAATCAACGCCATAAAAGAAAAGTTCCCCCAGGTTTTTCTCCAGTGGGAGGATTTCGGTAAGAAAAATGCCAGACATCACCTTGACCGTTACCAGGATACCATGTGCACCTTCAATGATGATATACAGGGTACCGGGGCCGTTGCCATGGCCGCTCTCCTGAATGCTTTGAAAATAACCGGAACCCCTCTATCTCATCATCGGGTGCTTGTCTACGGAGCAGGAACTGCTGGTTGTGGTATCGCTGATCAGATCTGGGAGCAGATGATCAAGGAAGGTCTCAATCACCAGGATGCCTACAATCGTTTCTATTTAATGGACCGTCAGGGACTGGTAACCAGTAACCGGGAAAATATTGATTACTTTAAAGCACCATACGCTCGCAGTTCATCTGAAACAGATGAATGGGACCCTGCAGATGATCCCACCAGGCTTCTGGATGTGGTGCGTAACGTGCATCCAACCATCCTTATTGGCACCAGCACGGTGCATGGGGCTTTCAACCGTGAAGTCGTAACTACCATGGCCACCCATGTGGAAAGACCAATAATATTCCCATTATCCAATCCATTGACCCTGGCAGAAGCCACACCTGATGATATAATTCACTGGACAGAGGGGCGTGGCCTGGTGGCGACTGGAAGCCCTTTTAATGATGTGAAGTTTCAGGGGAAATCTTACCCTGTGTCACAGTGCAATAACGCCCTGATATTCCCTGGACTGGGTCTGGGTATAATCAGCTGCCAGGCCGAAAGGGTAAGCGCAGGAATGATGGATGCTGCCACCCTGGAACTGGCCAAATCTACCACTGATAAAACCAGACTGCTTCCAGAGATATCCCAGCTACAGGAAGTGAGTAAAAATATCGGGGTGGCAGTGGCCAGGCAGGCCATCCTAGAGGGAGTGGCCCGAAACAGGCCCGATCAAAATGTGGAGAATCTGGTGGAATCCAATATCTGGGAACCAGTTTACATGCCTTACCAACCTTTAAATATACCTGCCAAATAA
- a CDS encoding rhodanese-like domain-containing protein, with translation MGKFITITPESVLDLIEKEPEIAILDIRPEEDFIKEHIPGAMNLDYDGHHFQSKVEKLDKTRPYIIYCKSGVRGGYFMEKMMESGFIGAYNILGGFVAWKISKLPLTSD, from the coding sequence ATGGGAAAATTCATTACCATAACTCCTGAAAGTGTGCTTGATTTAATTGAAAAAGAACCAGAAATTGCTATACTGGATATTAGGCCTGAGGAGGATTTTATAAAGGAACACATTCCCGGGGCAATGAACCTGGATTATGATGGTCACCACTTCCAGAGTAAAGTGGAAAAACTGGATAAAACGCGTCCCTACATTATTTACTGCAAGAGCGGTGTTCGGGGTGGTTATTTCATGGAGAAAATGATGGAATCTGGATTTATTGGGGCTTATAATATCTTGGGCGGATTCGTTGCCTGGAAAATAAGTAAATTACCACTGACAAGTGATTAG
- a CDS encoding alpha/beta fold hydrolase → MSFLNLDNFRALAERFVSQMLQGNYEMAASQFDNQMKTAIPLPELKKSWQRLTIPAGDLIQSGVLQTAELEGHQIVSVRCQFERATIDVQVVFNSKGRVSGLSIIPSQTEYHPPDYVDDSTFREVEVTVGSGKWSLPGTVTTPTGSGPFPGVVLVHGSGPNDQDETLGPNKIFRDIAWGLASKGIAVLRYDKRTLQHASEFTPEQLAQLTVQEEVIDDALLAAELLRQTPEIDPKQVYLLGHSLGASVAPRIGQEDPDLAGLIIMAGIIRPLEDTILEQFTYLYSLAGKMTQEQKDTLESLKVKVARAKDPELSTDVPSKELPLGMSASYFLDLRNHPTAEIIKNLNMPMLILQGGRDYQVSPTKDFQMWKEELESREDVTCQLFPGLNHLFFEGEGKSTPTEYGIEGHVSAEVITVISSWLINE, encoded by the coding sequence ATGAGTTTTTTAAATTTGGATAATTTTAGGGCACTGGCCGAGAGATTCGTGTCCCAGATGTTACAGGGTAACTACGAAATGGCTGCCAGCCAGTTTGATAACCAGATGAAAACTGCCATTCCCTTACCTGAGTTGAAAAAGTCCTGGCAACGTTTAACCATACCTGCAGGTGACTTAATCCAGTCCGGAGTGTTGCAAACCGCGGAACTGGAGGGACACCAGATCGTCAGTGTAAGGTGCCAGTTCGAACGGGCCACCATTGATGTACAGGTCGTGTTCAACAGTAAGGGTCGTGTCAGCGGATTAAGTATAATACCCTCCCAAACTGAGTACCATCCACCAGATTACGTGGATGATTCCACATTTAGAGAGGTTGAAGTGACTGTTGGCAGTGGTAAATGGTCTTTGCCAGGAACTGTCACCACCCCCACTGGTTCTGGACCGTTCCCTGGTGTGGTGCTGGTGCATGGTTCTGGCCCCAATGATCAGGACGAAACTCTGGGACCCAATAAAATATTCCGGGATATAGCCTGGGGCCTGGCTTCAAAGGGTATTGCAGTCTTGAGGTATGATAAAAGAACCCTACAGCATGCTTCAGAGTTTACACCTGAACAGTTGGCTCAGCTGACTGTGCAGGAAGAAGTTATTGATGATGCTCTACTGGCCGCTGAGTTACTACGCCAGACCCCAGAAATCGATCCAAAACAGGTTTATTTACTGGGCCACAGTTTAGGTGCATCTGTAGCCCCACGTATTGGCCAGGAAGACCCTGATCTGGCAGGATTGATTATTATGGCTGGCATTATCCGTCCTCTGGAGGATACCATCCTGGAACAGTTCACATATCTTTACAGTCTGGCTGGGAAGATGACCCAGGAACAGAAGGATACACTGGAATCTTTAAAGGTTAAAGTTGCCCGGGCAAAGGATCCCGAGCTTTCCACAGATGTTCCATCAAAAGAGCTGCCTTTGGGAATGTCAGCATCCTATTTCTTGGATCTGCGCAACCATCCCACTGCAGAAATCATTAAAAACCTGAATATGCCCATGTTGATCCTGCAGGGAGGGCGTGATTATCAGGTTTCACCAACCAAAGATTTCCAAATGTGGAAAGAGGAACTTGAATCCAGAGAAGATGTTACCTGCCAGCTATTCCCCGGTTTAAACCATCTGTTCTTTGAAGGAGAAGGTAAATCAACTCCAACTGAGTATGGAATTGAGGGTCATGTCAGTGCTGAAGTAATAACTGTTATCAGTAGCTGGCTGATAAATGAGTAA
- a CDS encoding acetyl-CoA hydrolase/transferase C-terminal domain-containing protein: MYKKEYRAKLTIPEEAVKLIRKGDMLVHGLTMAEPPALLEAVAQRLREGDLEKIKMFSVLPMDSVCSTILAPDLMDCVEAYSGFVDSGTRGLVSTGLNYYVPNHLHQIPRLLEEFIGVDVCITTVSPMDDAGYFSFGTANDFTSTAARAARVLIVEVNQNMPRVFGDSLIHISEVDAVVENHQPIPDFPCGFKQPEADIIGKKISELVPDGATIQMGIGVLPNAVAEQLENHNDLGIHTEVFGPGMVHLIKKGVVTGEKKTLHPRKHVFTVAQGDQEMLEFMDQNPAMESYPCSYVNNPGVIAKNDRMISINSLIQVDLLGQCNAEYLAGHQYSGTGGQLDFVRGAFDSRDGKSILAFYSTAKNGAISRVVDRLDPGAMVTTPRMDTHYLVTEYGVANLKGKSTRERAQEIINIAHPKFREELYRKAEDMYLI; encoded by the coding sequence ATGTATAAAAAAGAATACAGGGCAAAATTAACTATTCCAGAAGAAGCAGTCAAATTAATCAGAAAAGGGGACATGCTGGTTCATGGTCTGACCATGGCTGAACCACCAGCCCTTCTGGAGGCAGTGGCCCAACGTCTGAGGGAGGGGGACCTTGAAAAAATTAAAATGTTCTCTGTGCTCCCCATGGATAGTGTTTGCTCCACCATACTGGCCCCTGACTTAATGGATTGTGTGGAGGCCTATAGTGGATTCGTGGATTCTGGCACCCGGGGCCTGGTGAGCACTGGACTTAACTACTACGTTCCCAACCATTTGCACCAGATACCTCGACTTCTGGAAGAATTCATTGGAGTGGATGTGTGTATAACCACAGTTTCACCCATGGACGATGCTGGTTACTTCTCCTTTGGAACTGCTAACGACTTCACCTCCACTGCTGCCCGGGCTGCAAGGGTCTTGATTGTGGAAGTAAACCAGAACATGCCTCGTGTATTCGGAGATTCCCTGATCCATATTTCAGAGGTGGATGCAGTGGTTGAAAACCATCAGCCAATTCCTGACTTCCCCTGTGGGTTTAAACAACCTGAAGCAGATATCATTGGTAAAAAAATATCTGAACTGGTCCCAGATGGTGCCACCATCCAGATGGGTATTGGTGTACTGCCCAATGCAGTGGCTGAGCAGTTGGAAAACCATAACGACCTGGGAATCCACACTGAAGTATTTGGGCCGGGTATGGTCCACCTCATAAAAAAGGGAGTAGTAACCGGTGAAAAGAAAACCCTCCACCCCCGCAAGCATGTTTTCACCGTGGCTCAGGGTGACCAGGAAATGCTGGAGTTTATGGACCAGAACCCAGCCATGGAAAGCTACCCATGCTCCTATGTAAACAACCCTGGCGTAATAGCTAAAAACGACCGTATGATATCCATAAACTCCTTAATACAGGTAGATCTCCTGGGGCAGTGCAATGCTGAGTACCTGGCCGGCCATCAGTACAGTGGGACCGGGGGGCAGCTTGATTTTGTCCGAGGAGCTTTTGACTCCAGAGATGGGAAATCGATATTAGCATTTTACTCCACTGCCAAAAATGGTGCTATTTCACGGGTGGTGGACCGTTTAGATCCCGGTGCAATGGTCACCACACCCCGAATGGACACCCATTACCTGGTAACGGAGTATGGGGTGGCCAACCTCAAGGGTAAATCCACACGAGAAAGGGCACAGGAAATAATTAACATAGCTCATCCTAAGTTCCGTGAAGAACTCTATAGGAAAGCTGAGGATATGTATTTAATATAA
- the hisF gene encoding imidazole glycerol phosphate synthase subunit HisF — translation MLAKRIIPCLDCDLNVPHGRVVKGVEFKQIRYAGEPVELATKYYEDGADEIVFLDITASHERRETMADVINATTENVFVPICVGGGIRKPQDYVNMLKAGADKCSTNTAAIHNPDLINEASKVVGSQACVIGIDAKRRYIEDPKESDDHIIIETPQGYCWYDCSIYGGREFTGIDAVKWAMECQERGAGEILLTSMDRDGTKDGYDIPLNQTMSEMLDIPIIASGGGGNPDDIYEVLTLGKADAALAASIFHFDEYPVPVVKEFLKENGVAVRL, via the coding sequence ATGCTTGCCAAAAGAATTATACCCTGCCTGGACTGCGACCTCAACGTCCCCCACGGACGTGTGGTTAAAGGAGTGGAATTTAAACAGATCCGTTATGCAGGAGAACCCGTGGAACTGGCCACAAAATATTATGAAGATGGTGCTGATGAAATCGTGTTCCTGGACATAACCGCCTCCCACGAACGCAGGGAGACCATGGCCGATGTTATTAATGCAACCACCGAGAATGTGTTCGTTCCCATCTGTGTGGGCGGTGGTATAAGGAAGCCACAGGACTATGTGAACATGCTCAAGGCCGGTGCAGATAAGTGTTCAACCAACACCGCAGCCATTCACAACCCTGATCTCATCAATGAAGCTTCCAAGGTAGTGGGTAGTCAGGCCTGTGTCATTGGTATTGATGCCAAAAGACGCTACATTGAAGACCCTAAAGAAAGTGATGATCACATTATAATTGAAACGCCCCAAGGTTACTGCTGGTACGACTGCAGTATCTACGGTGGAAGGGAATTCACAGGCATCGACGCGGTAAAGTGGGCCATGGAATGCCAGGAACGGGGTGCAGGTGAAATACTCCTCACCAGTATGGACCGGGACGGTACCAAGGATGGTTATGACATACCTCTCAACCAGACCATGAGCGAAATGCTGGATATTCCCATAATTGCCTCCGGTGGTGGAGGTAACCCGGATGATATTTATGAAGTACTTACCCTGGGCAAAGCAGATGCAGCACTTGCTGCCAGCATCTTCCACTTTGATGAGTACCCGGTGCCTGTGGTGAAGGAGTTCTTGAAGGAGAATGGTGTTGCTGTTCGACTCTGA